From a single Desulfitibacter sp. BRH_c19 genomic region:
- a CDS encoding rhomboid family intramembrane serine protease, whose protein sequence is MIPLRDSTKAENFPIVNVSLILINVVVFFYQLSLPQEELTLLIYNFGVIPQVYTTNFLPALFLNEPLWVIPLFSSMFLHGSPLHIIGNMLYLWVFGDNIEDKLGKLKYIFFYLSVGFIGNLAHIITNPTSTVPTIGASGAIAGVLGAYFLAFPKAKVLALVPIGFFITIARVPALLFLVLWFVLQLLSGLTAFGAGQMVAWWAHIGGFVGGATFWFILRPESMRNSLKN, encoded by the coding sequence ATTATACCTTTACGAGATAGCACAAAGGCTGAGAATTTTCCAATCGTTAATGTTAGTTTGATCTTAATTAACGTAGTAGTATTTTTTTATCAGTTAAGTCTCCCACAAGAGGAACTAACGCTTTTAATATACAACTTTGGAGTAATCCCACAGGTTTACACAACTAATTTTTTGCCAGCTCTTTTTCTTAATGAACCCTTGTGGGTAATACCCTTGTTTTCCTCAATGTTCCTTCATGGCAGTCCATTACATATTATCGGGAATATGCTTTATTTGTGGGTTTTTGGTGACAATATTGAAGATAAATTAGGTAAGTTAAAGTATATTTTCTTCTACCTTTCAGTAGGATTTATTGGGAATTTAGCTCATATAATCACTAATCCTACCTCTACTGTCCCTACTATAGGAGCTAGTGGTGCCATTGCAGGAGTATTGGGAGCATACTTTTTGGCCTTTCCCAAGGCAAAGGTTCTAGCCCTAGTACCTATAGGCTTTTTCATTACAATTGCTAGAGTTCCCGCACTTTTATTCTTGGTGCTTTGGTTTGTTTTACAGCTGCTAAGTGGCTTAACTGCATTTGGAGCCGGACAGATGGTTGCCTGGTGGGCACACATAGGTGGCTTTGTAGGCGGGGCTACTTTCTGGTTTATCCTGAGACCAGAATCTATGAGAAATAGTTTAAAAAACTAA
- the gatC gene encoding glutamyl-tRNA amidotransferase (allows the formation of correctly charged Asn-tRNA(Asn) or Gln-tRNA(Gln) through the transamidation of misacylated Asp-tRNA(Asn) or Glu-tRNA(Gln) in organisms which lack either or both of asparaginyl-tRNA or glutaminyl-tRNA synthetases; reaction takes place in the presence of glutamine and ATP through an activated phospho-Asp-tRNA(Asn) or phospho-Glu-tRNA; some Mycoplasma proteins contain an N-terminal fusion to an unknown domain) produces the protein MRINKKEVEHVALLARLQLSKAEADNYTEQLNSILGWVEKLNQLDISEVEPTSHVLPMSNVFREDKVTTSFGIEKVLANAPDSKENFFRVPKIV, from the coding sequence ATGAGAATAAATAAAAAAGAAGTTGAACATGTTGCTTTATTAGCTAGACTTCAATTATCAAAGGCAGAAGCAGATAATTATACAGAACAGTTAAACTCCATACTTGGATGGGTAGAAAAACTAAATCAGTTGGATATTTCCGAGGTAGAGCCTACATCCCATGTGCTTCCCATGTCAAATGTTTTTAGAGAAGATAAAGTTACTACGTCATTTGGAATAGAAAAAGTGCTGGCAAATGCACCTGATTCTAAAGAAAACTTTTTTAGGGTCCCTAAGATTGTCTAA